One stretch of Asterias rubens chromosome 8, eAstRub1.3, whole genome shotgun sequence DNA includes these proteins:
- the LOC117294012 gene encoding acid-sensing ion channel 2-like, giving the protein MEFTNGQLALEEYEVPSGRVTGLKTVSERIKMEVADVKQDERDFKEVFQEFGDATTFHGIRYITNSSNHIVRRLIWLMAVAGMIVWLTISLMESVTLLRQHDEITSISINYLTDVKFPAVTLCNYNQFRDGSMPKAAIETLSLVYGGASAHSADTIIDTTPLQDVFKNKTDSENIEILKDASHQIEDMIIECKWRSKPCSHLNFTQRVLDQGVCYTFNDPVDEKDILRVHNPGSKNGLFLRLNIQQNLYTFGETTAAGMKVLLHPQGELPIIKELAFSISPGFETSVAVRQKVINSLPAPFKDNCTNTKFTDYSFNYSVPACNFLCKVRYVVDKCGCRDYKWPGNEPFCNVYQQVYCIYGYEGDVGGYMGLLCGMSLLTVLEWADFIFINLLNKFWSIKKAN; this is encoded by the exons ATGGAGTTCACTAACGGTCAGTTGGCTCTGGAGGAATATGAGGTTCCGTCTGGTCGTGTAACGGGCTTGAAGACTGTCTCTGAACGCATCAAGATGGAAGTAGCTGATGTGAAACAAGACGAGCGAGATTTTAAGGAGGTATTTCAAGAATTCGGAGATGCTACAACGTTCCACGGCATTCGTTACATCACCAATAGTTCCAACCATATTGTTAGAAG ATTGATTTGGCTTATGGCTGTGGCTGGGATGATAGTATGGCTTACAATTTCCTTGATGGAATCAGTGACCTTACTCCGGCAGCATGATGAAATAACATCGATATCAATAAACTATCTCACTGACGTCAAGTTCCCAGCCGTTACTCTATGTAATTACAACCAGTTCCGGGATGGGTCGATGCCCAAAGCTGCCATCGAGACCCTGTCCTTGGTTTACGGTGGGGCCTCCGCTCACTCTGCTGACACGATCATAGACACAACACCCCTACAAGacgttttcaaaaacaaaacagatagCGAAAACATTGAAATTTTGAAAGATGCATCTCATCAAATTGAAGACATGATCATCGAGTGCAAATGGAGGAGTAAACCGTGTTCTCATCTCAACTTTACCCAACGTGTTCTTGACCAAGGCGTGTGTTATACCTTCAATGATCCTGTGGATGAGAAAGATATACTGAGAGTCCATAATCCGGGTAGCAAAAATGGACTTTTCCTGCGTCTAAATATTCAACAAAACCTGTACACATTTGGTGAGACCACTGCTGCAGGAATGAAG GTCTTATTGCATCCACAAGGCGAGTTACCCATCATCAAGGAACTTGCTTTCTCGATATCACCAGGATTTGAAACGTCCGTTGCAGTGAGACAGAAAGTG ATAAACAGTCTTCCGGCGCCTTTTAAAGATAACTGCACCAACACCAAATTCACAGATTACTCATTTAATTATTCAGTACCAGCATGCAATTTTCTCTGCAAGGTCCGTTATGTTGTAGATAAATGTGGTTGCCGTGACTACAAATGGCCTG GAAACGAGCCATTTTGCAATGTATATCAACAGGTGTACTGCATCTACGGCTATGAAG GTGATGTTGGTGGCTACATGGGTTTACTTTGTGGGATGAGTCTACTGACGGTGCTGGAATGGGCAGACTTCATCTTCATCAACCTCTTGAACAAGTTTTGGTCCATCAAGAAAGCCAATTGA